The Tubulanus polymorphus chromosome 1, tnTubPoly1.2, whole genome shotgun sequence genome contains a region encoding:
- the LOC141908566 gene encoding galactosylgalactosylxylosylprotein 3-beta-glucuronosyltransferase I-like has protein sequence MAFIRPSTILRLYFVFVSVALLWMFFSYGVWCPEMPRKSRTDTSKLTMAQRENMLLEKEAALSRMADNLYKLERQLQQQYPLQFAQAKSLSLIDMPLLYIITPTHTRPEQKAELTRLSQTLLHVPRLHWIVVEDNDKKTKLVENFVANCGLTFTHLAVKTPPDFKMKTTDPNWLKPRGVLQRNLALKWVRNTLKFSHESSVLYFADDDNTYDLRIFKEMRSTSKVSVWPVGIVGGLLFERPLVEDGKVVAWYTYWKPQRPFAMDMAGFAVNTKLLMKYPHAEFSLKVPRGYQESVLLKQLVRLEELEPKADNCSKILVWHTRTEKPSLKNELRLKQKGRPVSDPNIEV, from the exons ATGGCCTTCATTCGCCCCAGTACAATACTGagattatattttgttttcgttTCTGTTGCTCTATTGTGGATGTTCTTTTCGTACG GAGTCTGGTGTCCTGAGATGCCCCGCAAGTCGAGAACTGATACATCAAAATTGACAATGGCACAAAgagaaaatatgttattagaAAAGGAAGCCGCTCTGAGTCGTATGGCGGATAATTTATACAAATTAGAAAGACAACTACAACAGCAATATCCATTACAGTTTGCTCAGGCTAAGAGTCTGTCTCTTATAGATATGCCTCtgttatatataataactccTACGCACACTAGACCTGAACAGAAAGCTGAGCTCACCAGACTATCGCAAACATTGCTTCATGTACCTCGATTACACTGGATAGTCGTAGAGGATAAcgataaaaaaacaaaactagTCGAAAACTTTGTAGCAAATTGTGGACTGACGTTCACTCATTTAGCGGTGAAAACACCACCtgattttaagatgaaaacgACCGATCCGAATTGGTTGAAACCGCGAGGCGTTTTACAGAGAAATCTAGCGTTGAAATGGGTGCGAAATACGCTGAAATTTTCTCATGAATCGAGTGTGTTGTATTTCGCCGATGATGACAACACGTACGATTTGAGAATCTTTAAAGAG ATGAGATCTACATCTAAAGTGTCTGTGTGGCCTGTAGGAATAGTTGGGGGTTTGTTGTTCGAGAGACCTTTAGTAGAAGATGGCAAG GTTGTAGCCTGGTATACTTACTGGAAACCTCAACGACCGTTCGCTATGGATATGGCCGGATTTGCTGTTAATACTAAACTGTTGATGAAATATCCGCATGCCGAATTCTCATTGAAAGTTCCTCGTGGATATCAAGAGTCCGTATTATTGAAACAACTCGTTAGATTAGAGGAATTAGAACCTAAAGCCGATAATTGTTCGAAG ATATTAGTTTGGCATACACGAACTGAAAaaccaagtttgaaaaatgaattgcgTTTAAAACAGAAGGGTCGTCCTGTTTCTGATCCTAATATAGAGGTGTGA